A genome region from Triticum aestivum cultivar Chinese Spring chromosome 2B, IWGSC CS RefSeq v2.1, whole genome shotgun sequence includes the following:
- the LOC123045287 gene encoding uncharacterized protein codes for MPPMATSASVLTLPRLSISPTMPARASPTTTMTRRTRPLRAACAYTLQEGQSRRSHRLPCGLDLEVIAQQPPSPAPTPGRSERPPLVFVHGSFHAAWCWAERWLPFFSRAGFPCFALSLRAQGESSIPSDTVAGTLETHTGDIADFIRKEVPVPPILIGHSFGGLIVQQYISCLQGSEPLHPKLSGAVLVCSVPPSGNSGLVWRYLLTKPIAAIKVTLSLAAKAYANSLPLCKETFFSSQMDDELVLRYQNLMKESSKLPLFDLRKLNASLPVPSATDGTLEILVMGASNDFIVDAEGLSETARFYNVQPVCVEGVAHDLMLDCSWENGAAIILSWLDKLAPRSA; via the exons ATGCCACCCATGGCCACCTCCGCGTCCGTGCTCACACTTCCCCGCCTCTCCATCTCGCCAACAATGCCAGCGCGGGCGTCGCCAAccacgacgatgacgaggaggaccaGGCCTCTCCGCGCGGCGTGCGCCTACACGCTCCAGGAGGGCCAGTCCCGCCGCTCCCACCGCCTGCCCTGCGGCCTCGACCTCGAGGTCATAGCCCAGCAACCGCCTTCTCCGGCCCCGACCCCGGGAAGGAGCGAGCGGCCGCCGCTGGTGTTCGTGCACGGGAGCTTCCACGCGGCCTGGTGCTGGGCGGAGCGCTGGCTGCCCTTCTTCTCGCGCGCCGGATTCCCCTGCTTCGCCCTCAGCCTCCGCGCACAG GGTGAAAGCAGCATTCCATCTGACACAGTGGCTGGCACGCTTGAG ACACATACTGGCGATATTGCTGATTTCATCCGAAAGGAGGTTCCTGTCCCACCGATACTAATTGGACATTCATTTGGAGGCTTGATTGTGCAGCAATATATATCATGCCTACAAG GTTCAGAACCTCTTCATCCGAAGCTTTCTGGCGCTGTTCTTGTCTGTTCTGTACCTCCCTCGGGAAACAG TGGATTAGTATGGCGTTACCTTTTGACTAAACCAATTGCTGCTATCAAG GTTACACTCAGCCTGGCCGCAAAAGCATATGCAAATTCATTGCCTCTCTGCAAAGAAACATTTTTCTCATCACAAATGGATGATGAACTTGTCCTGAG GTACCAAAATCTAATGAAGGAAAGCTCAAAGTTGCCACTATTTGACTTGAGGAAGCTCAATGCATCATTGCCTGTACCTTCTGCCACAGATGGTACACTAGAAATCCTTGTTATGGGTGCAAGCAATGATTTCATTGTT GATGCGGAAGGGCTTTCTGAAACTGCAAGATTTTACAACGTGCAACCTGTCTGTGTGGAAGGGGTAGCACATGATTTGATGTTAGATTGCTCGTGGGAGAACGGAGCTGCGATAATCCTGTCTTGGTTAGATAAACTGGCACCAAGATCAGCCTAG
- the LOC123041329 gene encoding transcription factor BHLH156, with protein sequence MEHHQRLLHLSPHQEHLMIGPGFFDVDPMHFHGDDGGFAVQPAAAVVDDGAWMEDLMHLGDELFGGGGGGGGAGDDNDMVGAAADQAWRQECEGASPDDHPCSYDDVISPVSGEQGAGFEPSRDDSDLSGTRKRRDRSKTIVSERKRRFRMKEKLYELRALVPNITKMDKASIIADAVAYVKNLQSHARKLKEDVATLEARPGLAGRRQQQQQQQKQGRRQGQHGRNGGDDEGNSGSSRGGGGARVTLVSAAQVGEGRFFVTVECERRDGVAAPLCAAVESLAGFLVESSNLGCSSDRVVSTLTLKVSEAREEVMISDRTVKLWVMAALLSEGFRPEATSEIC encoded by the exons ATGGAGCACCACCAGCGGCTGCTGCATTTGTCGCCACACCAAGAGCACCTCATGATCGGCCCGGGCTTCTTCGACGTTGACCCGATGCACTTCCACGGCGACGACGGCGGCTTCGCGGTGCAGCCGGCCGCCGCGGTCGTCGACGATGGCGCCTGGATGGAGGACCTCATGCATCTCGGCGACGAGCTGTTCggcggtggaggtggcggcggcggcgccggggacGACAACGACATGGTGGGCGCTGCTGCTGACCAGGCATGGCGGCAGGAATGCGAGGGCGCGTCCCCGGACGACCACCCCTGCAGCTACGACGACGTGATCAGCCCTGTCTCCGGGGAGCAAGGCGCGGGCTTCGAGCCTAGCCGCGACGACAGCGACCTGTcggggacgaggaagaggagggacCGCTCCAAGACCATCGTGTCGGAGCGCAAGAGGAGGTTCCGGATGAAGGAGAAGCTATACGAGCTCAGGGCTCTCGTCCCAAACATCACAAAG ATGGACAAGGCCTCCATCATCGCCGACGCAGTGGCGTACGTCAAGAACCTGCAGTCGCACGCCAGGAAGCTCAAGGAGGACGTGGCGACGCTCGAGGCGCGGCCGGGATTGGccggccggcggcagcagcagcagcagcagcagaagcagggcCGGCGGCAGGGGCAGCACGGCCGcaacggcggcgacgacgaggggaATAGCGGCAGCTCcagagggggcggcggcgcgcgggtgaCGCTAGTGAGCGCGGCCCAGGTGGGCGAGGGCCGCTTCTTCGTGACGGTGGAGTGCGAGCGGCGGGACGGCGTGGCGGCGCCTCTCTGCGCGGCCGTCGAGTCCCTGGCCGGCTTCCTGGTGGAGAGCTCCAACCTCGGCTGCTCGTCGGACCGCGTCGTGTCAACCCTCACACTCAAG GTTAGTGAAGCAAGGGAGGAGGTGATGATCAGCGATCGCACGGTGAAGCTGTGGGTGATGGCGGCGCTGCTCAGCGAGGGCTTCCGGCCAGAAGCCACGTCGGAGATCTGCTAA